The proteins below are encoded in one region of Brevundimonas fontaquae:
- a CDS encoding MaoC family dehydratase, translated as MVELVQQHPSGGYILDELHVGMAAEKIVVATEDRIRLFAEASDDFNPVHLDEAFASKTAYRGRIAHGLLSASFGSAVVGTILPGAGSIYISQTLAFHQPVRIDDVVRILITVIEVEPESARAKLSCEGFVGETMIMDGVAVVRVPRRRKPSQR; from the coding sequence ATGGTCGAATTGGTTCAGCAGCATCCGTCCGGTGGTTACATCCTGGACGAACTTCACGTCGGCATGGCGGCCGAGAAAATCGTCGTCGCGACGGAGGACCGCATTCGGCTGTTCGCCGAGGCGTCCGACGATTTCAACCCGGTGCATCTGGATGAGGCCTTCGCCTCCAAGACCGCCTATCGCGGCCGGATCGCCCACGGCCTGCTCAGCGCCTCATTCGGATCGGCCGTGGTCGGCACCATCCTGCCGGGCGCCGGCTCCATCTACATTTCCCAGACCCTGGCCTTCCATCAGCCGGTGCGGATCGACGACGTCGTGCGCATCCTGATCACCGTGATCGAGGTCGAGCCCGAGAGCGCGCGGGCCAAGCTCAGCTGCGAAGGCTTCGTCGGCGAGACCATGATCATGGACGGCGTCGCCGTCGTCCGCGTCCCCCGCCGGCGCAAACCGTCCCAACGTTGA
- a CDS encoding bifunctional riboflavin kinase/FAD synthetase produces MQIVRDWRDLSDALKGAAVAVGAFDGVHRGHQAVIAGARDAAERLGAPLGVVSFDPHPRRWFQKDAAPFRLMTADQMAEALAPLGVDILYLLPFDAEMAGMTDVAFAERVLAEGLGIRHAAVGFDFTFGKGRSGSPEALRAYGERLGFTVSVAERLDDADGLKLSSSAVREALKAGDMARAAAILGRPFTIRGEVIHGDKRGRTIGVPTANIALGDYMRPAYGVYATRSRLPDGRVIDGVASLGVRPMYALETPLMEVWLFDFDGDLYGQTLDTELVAWLRGEETFDGLDALKTQIDADAAAARAILSRS; encoded by the coding sequence ATGCAGATTGTCCGCGACTGGCGCGACCTGTCGGACGCGCTGAAGGGCGCGGCGGTCGCCGTCGGCGCCTTCGACGGCGTGCATCGCGGGCATCAGGCCGTCATCGCCGGCGCACGCGACGCGGCAGAACGGCTGGGCGCGCCGCTGGGCGTCGTCAGCTTCGATCCGCATCCCCGCCGCTGGTTCCAGAAGGACGCCGCGCCCTTTCGCCTGATGACGGCCGACCAGATGGCCGAGGCCCTGGCGCCGCTGGGTGTGGACATCCTTTACCTGCTGCCCTTCGACGCCGAGATGGCCGGCATGACCGACGTCGCCTTCGCCGAGCGGGTTCTGGCTGAGGGCCTGGGCATTCGCCACGCCGCCGTCGGCTTCGACTTCACCTTCGGCAAGGGCCGCTCCGGCTCGCCCGAGGCCTTGCGCGCCTATGGCGAGCGGCTGGGTTTCACTGTCTCGGTCGCCGAACGGCTGGATGACGCGGACGGGCTGAAACTGTCGTCCAGCGCCGTGCGCGAGGCGTTGAAGGCCGGCGACATGGCCCGCGCCGCCGCCATCCTGGGCCGCCCCTTCACTATTCGCGGCGAGGTGATCCACGGCGACAAGCGCGGCCGCACCATCGGCGTGCCGACGGCCAATATCGCGCTCGGCGACTATATGCGCCCTGCCTACGGCGTCTATGCGACCCGCAGCCGATTGCCGGACGGACGGGTGATCGACGGCGTGGCCAGCCTGGGCGTGCGTCCCATGTATGCGCTGGAGACCCCGCTGATGGAGGTCTGGCTGTTCGACTTCGACGGCGACCTGTACGGTCAGACGCTGGACACCGAACTGGTCGCCTGGCTGCGCGGCGAGGAGACCTTCGACGGTCTCGACGCCCTGAAGACCCAGATCGACGCCGATGCGGCGGCGGCGCGGGCCATCCTCAGCCGATCATAG
- a CDS encoding outer membrane beta-barrel protein, translating into MRREILPAGAALMLFSATDATAQALRSAQDAQIDLFFRNRAVAVRDRPQPAYDPLGIRAGGFTVFPRLQSGVVHDGNVFAAEDDPQPATTLRLTPEVVIRSNWSRHAFETRARAEIDRNLDFDSENTTDWSLGGAGRLDIVRGVDITLAADYAHDHEARTAAGSDPAARRPIAFELASASLAATRTRGRLRLSADAAILRYDYRDGLSDAGAVIEQDDRDRTAVRLTGRADYALSPATALFFQLACDDRDYRNLAGSPERSSSGHEALAGVDFELGALIRGEVAAGYIRQDFQDATYGDLDGFGGRARLSWFPTQLTTLTATAARSVEDTGVIGAAGALRTDVSIGADHELLRNLILTAETALSKDDYNGLDRTDTRFTAGFSAVYRLNRRYGLTAGLTYLDQSSSGAVAGPSYHSTRLSVAVVSQF; encoded by the coding sequence ATGCGACGCGAAATCCTGCCGGCCGGCGCCGCCCTGATGCTGTTCAGCGCAACCGACGCCACGGCCCAGGCTTTGCGCTCGGCTCAGGACGCGCAAATCGACCTCTTCTTTCGCAACCGCGCGGTCGCCGTGCGCGACCGGCCGCAACCCGCCTATGACCCGCTCGGCATCCGGGCCGGCGGCTTCACGGTCTTTCCCCGGCTTCAGTCGGGCGTCGTCCATGACGGCAATGTCTTCGCGGCTGAAGACGATCCTCAGCCTGCAACAACCTTGCGCCTGACGCCTGAAGTTGTCATCCGATCCAACTGGTCGCGCCACGCGTTTGAAACCCGCGCCCGCGCCGAGATCGACCGCAACCTCGACTTCGACAGCGAGAACACAACCGACTGGAGCCTGGGCGGCGCCGGCCGTCTCGACATCGTTCGAGGCGTCGACATCACCCTGGCCGCTGACTACGCCCACGATCACGAGGCCCGCACCGCCGCCGGTTCCGATCCCGCCGCTCGCCGCCCGATCGCCTTCGAGCTGGCCTCCGCCTCGCTGGCGGCGACGCGCACGCGGGGTCGATTGCGCCTCTCGGCCGACGCCGCCATTCTTCGCTATGACTATCGCGATGGGCTGAGCGACGCCGGCGCCGTCATCGAACAGGACGACCGGGATCGCACCGCCGTCCGCCTGACCGGCCGCGCCGACTACGCCCTCTCCCCCGCGACGGCCCTGTTCTTTCAGCTCGCCTGCGATGACCGCGATTATCGCAACCTAGCAGGGTCGCCGGAACGATCCTCTTCCGGTCACGAAGCCTTGGCTGGCGTGGACTTTGAGCTGGGCGCGCTGATCCGGGGCGAGGTCGCCGCCGGATACATCCGCCAGGATTTCCAGGACGCGACCTATGGCGATCTCGACGGCTTCGGCGGTCGCGCTCGCCTGTCGTGGTTTCCGACGCAACTGACTACCCTGACCGCCACCGCCGCGCGCAGCGTCGAGGACACCGGCGTGATCGGCGCGGCCGGCGCCCTGCGCACCGACGTGTCGATCGGCGCGGACCACGAACTGCTGCGCAACCTGATCCTGACGGCGGAAACGGCGTTGAGTAAGGACGACTACAACGGCCTTGACCGCACGGACACGCGCTTTACCGCCGGCTTCAGCGCCGTCTATCGCCTCAACCGTCGCTATGGCCTGACCGCCGGTCTGACCTATCTCGACCAATCCTCGTCCGGCGCGGTTGCAGGGCCGAGCTATCACTCGACGCGCCTGTCCGTCGCGGTCGTTTCGCAGTTCTGA
- a CDS encoding UDP-glucose dehydrogenase family protein, with protein sequence MRVAMIGTGYVGLVSGACFADFGHVVTCIDKDPSKIERLERGEIPIYEPGLDDLVAANVREGRLFFTLDGAEAIRRADAVFIAVGTPTRRGDGHADLSYVHAAAEEIAGLIEGFTVVVTKSTVPVGTGDEVEAIIRKTNPKADFAVVSNPEFLREGAAIGDFKRPDRVVIGIDDMTGDAGGRAQKVMSELYRPLNLNESPLLFVGRRTSELIKYAANAFLAMKITFINEMADLCEAVGADVQQVARGIGLDKRIGSKFLHAGPGYGGSCFPKDTIALVRTAQQYGAPTKLIEATVEVNDARKKAMADRVAATLGASVQGKTVALLGLTFKPNTDDMRDAPSLDIAPALIAAGATVQAFDPEGMHEAAKLLPDIQMKDSAYDAVVGADAVVLVTEWDQFRALDLDRIKLLMKQPVLVDLRNIYRPEDMKHRGFRYMGIGRG encoded by the coding sequence ATGCGCGTAGCGATGATTGGGACGGGCTATGTGGGCCTGGTGTCCGGCGCCTGTTTCGCCGACTTCGGCCATGTCGTTACCTGCATCGACAAGGACCCGTCCAAGATCGAGCGGCTGGAGCGGGGCGAAATCCCGATCTATGAGCCGGGGCTGGATGATCTGGTCGCCGCCAATGTGCGCGAAGGTCGACTGTTCTTCACCCTGGACGGCGCAGAGGCCATTCGCCGGGCCGACGCCGTCTTCATCGCCGTGGGCACGCCGACGCGGCGCGGCGACGGCCATGCCGACCTGTCTTACGTCCACGCCGCCGCCGAGGAGATCGCCGGCCTGATCGAAGGCTTCACGGTCGTCGTCACCAAGTCGACCGTCCCTGTCGGCACGGGCGACGAAGTCGAGGCCATTATCCGAAAGACCAATCCGAAGGCCGACTTCGCCGTCGTCTCCAACCCCGAATTCCTGCGTGAAGGCGCCGCCATCGGTGACTTCAAACGTCCCGACCGCGTGGTCATCGGCATCGACGACATGACCGGCGACGCTGGCGGCCGCGCGCAGAAGGTCATGAGCGAACTTTATCGCCCGCTGAACCTGAACGAGAGCCCGCTGCTGTTCGTGGGCCGCCGCACGTCCGAACTGATCAAATACGCCGCCAACGCCTTCCTGGCGATGAAGATCACCTTCATCAACGAGATGGCCGACCTTTGCGAAGCCGTCGGCGCCGACGTCCAGCAGGTCGCGCGCGGGATCGGTCTGGACAAGCGCATCGGCTCGAAATTCCTGCACGCCGGCCCCGGCTATGGCGGCTCGTGCTTCCCCAAGGACACCATCGCCCTGGTCCGCACCGCCCAGCAATACGGCGCGCCGACAAAGCTGATCGAGGCCACGGTCGAGGTCAACGACGCCCGCAAGAAGGCCATGGCCGACCGCGTCGCCGCAACCCTGGGCGCAAGCGTCCAAGGCAAGACGGTCGCCCTCCTGGGCCTGACGTTCAAGCCGAACACCGACGACATGCGTGACGCCCCGTCGCTGGACATCGCGCCTGCCCTGATCGCCGCCGGCGCGACGGTCCAGGCCTTCGATCCCGAAGGCATGCACGAGGCCGCCAAGCTGTTGCCGGACATCCAGATGAAGGACAGCGCCTATGACGCCGTCGTCGGCGCCGACGCCGTCGTCCTCGTCACCGAATGGGACCAGTTCCGCGCCCTGGATCTGGACCGCATCAAACTGCTGATGAAACAGCCGGTCCTGGTCGATCTGCGCAACATCTATCGACCCGAAGACATGAAGCATCGCGGCTTCCGCTACATGGGCATCGGGCGCGGCTGA
- a CDS encoding TIGR01459 family HAD-type hydrolase has translation MTLPHALPHLGAVAGDYDILLCDVWGVIHNGRESWAGPCEALTRFNREGGHVVLISNSPRPASDVIAQLDGLGVPREAWKAFVTSGDATRAELAKRAPGPAWIVGPERDAPLYAGLGLERAGSAEDAAFISVTGPVDDTVETPEDYRERFAVGAARDIELICANPDRVVQRGDQLIYCGGSLADLYESQGGRVVMAGKPFAPIYDLAIKEAEGLLGRSVDRSRVLCIGDGVVTDVMGANAQGLDCLFIAQGIHGDQAKGEDGALDPARAAALLKAETTYARYAALELNW, from the coding sequence ATGACCCTCCCCCACGCCCTGCCCCACCTCGGCGCCGTCGCCGGCGATTATGACATCCTGCTCTGCGACGTCTGGGGCGTGATCCATAATGGGCGCGAAAGCTGGGCTGGCCCGTGCGAGGCGCTGACGCGGTTCAATCGCGAGGGCGGCCACGTCGTGCTGATCTCCAACTCGCCCCGCCCGGCCTCGGACGTGATCGCTCAGCTGGACGGGCTGGGGGTGCCGCGCGAGGCGTGGAAGGCCTTCGTCACCTCCGGCGACGCGACCCGCGCCGAACTGGCCAAGCGCGCGCCCGGCCCGGCCTGGATCGTCGGCCCCGAACGTGACGCGCCGCTGTACGCCGGCCTTGGCCTCGAGCGCGCCGGCAGCGCCGAGGACGCCGCCTTCATCTCCGTCACCGGCCCGGTGGACGACACGGTCGAGACGCCCGAAGACTACCGTGAGCGGTTCGCCGTCGGCGCCGCACGCGACATCGAACTGATCTGCGCCAATCCCGATCGCGTCGTCCAACGCGGCGACCAGCTGATCTATTGCGGCGGATCGCTGGCCGACCTGTATGAATCGCAGGGCGGCCGGGTCGTGATGGCGGGCAAGCCCTTCGCCCCGATCTACGATCTGGCGATCAAGGAGGCGGAAGGCTTGCTGGGCCGCTCCGTCGATCGCTCGCGCGTCCTGTGCATCGGCGACGGCGTCGTCACCGACGTGATGGGCGCGAACGCGCAAGGGCTCGACTGCCTGTTCATCGCCCAGGGCATCCACGGCGACCAGGCCAAGGGCGAAGACGGCGCGCTCGATCCGGCGCGCGCCGCCGCTCTGCTGAAGGCGGAAACGACCTATGCGCGATACGCCGCGCTCGAACTGAACTGGTAA
- a CDS encoding GumC family protein: protein MTYHDTAIGGPGQPADDAIDLHALIAAFRRRLGLFIAVAAAVCLIVLALMLGQPPVYTATASLQINTRKEQVVAGQAVLSALDAEAAIVDTEVEVLKSTQLAAQVVRTLGLIRDPEFNARLRSSPLTQHLPRTTPAPTDGQIERQQVIDAVRRRLTVRRVGLTYSMAISFTSEDPTKAARIANAFADAYLQSQLTAKFDANAQANTFLGARLEDLRRQVEAADAAVSAYRIDNGLLSAQGATLTEQEISAYNQQPPWPAHSRPNRRPACAPPAPRWRRAPTATMSARPCPLPSSRTFAASARRSARASRTCPSVMARCTPT from the coding sequence ATGACCTACCACGACACCGCGATCGGCGGTCCCGGCCAGCCGGCGGACGACGCCATCGACCTCCACGCCCTGATCGCCGCCTTCCGGCGTCGTCTCGGCCTGTTTATCGCTGTCGCAGCGGCTGTCTGCCTGATCGTGCTGGCGCTGATGCTGGGCCAGCCTCCCGTCTATACTGCGACCGCCAGCCTCCAGATCAATACTCGCAAGGAACAGGTCGTGGCGGGACAGGCCGTGCTGTCGGCGCTCGACGCCGAGGCGGCCATCGTCGACACCGAGGTCGAAGTTCTGAAGTCAACCCAGCTTGCCGCCCAGGTCGTGCGGACGCTGGGCCTGATCCGCGATCCCGAGTTCAACGCCCGCCTGCGATCCTCGCCCCTCACCCAACACCTGCCGCGCACCACGCCTGCGCCGACCGATGGCCAGATCGAGCGTCAACAGGTGATCGACGCCGTCCGGCGACGCCTGACTGTGCGCCGCGTCGGCCTGACCTACTCGATGGCGATCAGCTTTACGTCCGAAGACCCGACCAAGGCGGCCCGCATCGCCAACGCCTTCGCCGACGCCTATCTCCAGTCTCAACTCACCGCCAAGTTCGACGCTAACGCCCAGGCCAACACCTTCCTGGGCGCCCGGCTGGAAGATCTGCGCCGCCAGGTCGAGGCCGCCGACGCCGCGGTCTCCGCCTACCGGATCGACAACGGCCTGCTCAGCGCCCAGGGCGCCACCCTGACCGAGCAGGAGATCTCGGCCTACAACCAGCAACCGCCCTGGCCCGCGCACAGCAGGCCGAACAGGAGGCCCGCCTGCGCACCGCCCGCGCCCAGATGGCGGCGGGCTCCAACGGCGACGATGTCGGCGAGGCCCTGTCCTCTCCCGTCGTCCAGAACCTTCGCGGCCAGCGCGCGGCGATCAGCACGCGCGTCGCGGACCTGTCCGTCCGTTATGGCCCGCTGCACCCCGACATGA
- a CDS encoding AAA family ATPase — protein MIRARQELSDIDAQIQAEIRRVVSNLDAQAQVARQRAASVQSSLDAARGALADNNAASVRLRELEGEAEAARAIYRAFLDRYRETSAQIGVEQADARIVSRATPPTAQSAPNLMISLALGLMLGTAAGTGAVIISNAMQTGLSGPDDIERRLGVGVVGAVPLASSVATAEDQTLHPIDLVVQRPLSVFAEAFRALRTSITPIVSVVGEPSARIVAVTSALPGEGKTTTAVCLARVAARSGGRILLIDGDPRRRGVTRMLGLNPDHGLAEVLHGAAAWRNVLVLDPASGAQVLPLSGSGLSADDLFGAPPMTALLDDLRQAFDLIVIDTAPVLVLADARILSAKADTVILLARWRKTPARAVAAAIRILSQSGVRLSGVTLSQVDVRAEAGQHYGHHDYDYRAYRKYYAA, from the coding sequence ATGATCCGCGCTCGTCAGGAGCTGTCCGACATCGACGCGCAGATCCAGGCCGAGATCCGCCGTGTCGTCTCGAACCTGGACGCCCAGGCCCAAGTCGCCCGCCAACGCGCCGCCTCGGTCCAGTCCAGCCTGGACGCCGCGCGCGGCGCCCTGGCCGACAACAACGCCGCCTCCGTGCGTCTGCGCGAACTTGAGGGCGAGGCCGAAGCCGCCCGCGCCATCTACCGCGCCTTCCTGGATCGCTATCGCGAGACCAGCGCCCAGATCGGCGTCGAACAGGCCGACGCCCGCATCGTCTCGCGCGCCACGCCCCCGACCGCGCAAAGCGCGCCGAACCTGATGATCAGCCTCGCGCTCGGCCTGATGCTGGGCACGGCGGCGGGAACCGGGGCCGTCATCATCTCCAACGCCATGCAGACCGGCCTCAGCGGCCCCGATGACATCGAGCGCAGGCTGGGCGTCGGCGTCGTCGGCGCCGTTCCCCTCGCCTCATCGGTGGCGACGGCGGAGGATCAAACGCTGCATCCGATCGACCTCGTCGTCCAACGCCCCCTGTCGGTCTTCGCCGAGGCCTTCCGGGCGCTGCGCACCTCGATCACCCCCATCGTCAGCGTGGTGGGCGAGCCGTCCGCGCGCATCGTCGCCGTCACCTCCGCCCTGCCCGGCGAAGGCAAGACCACCACAGCGGTCTGTCTGGCCCGTGTCGCCGCGCGCTCCGGCGGACGCATTCTCTTGATCGACGGCGACCCACGTCGGCGCGGCGTGACGCGAATGCTGGGCCTGAACCCCGACCACGGCCTGGCCGAGGTCCTGCATGGCGCAGCGGCCTGGCGAAACGTTTTGGTGCTGGACCCGGCCTCCGGCGCGCAGGTTCTACCCCTGTCGGGATCAGGCCTGTCGGCCGACGACCTGTTCGGCGCCCCGCCGATGACCGCCCTGCTCGACGACCTGCGTCAGGCCTTCGACCTGATCGTCATCGACACCGCGCCCGTCCTGGTCCTCGCCGACGCCCGCATCCTGTCAGCCAAGGCCGACACCGTCATCCTGCTCGCCCGCTGGCGAAAAACCCCCGCGCGCGCCGTCGCCGCCGCGATCCGCATCCTCAGCCAATCCGGTGTTCGCCTTTCCGGCGTCACCCTCAGTCAGGTCGATGTCCGGGCGGAGGCCGGTCAGCACTACGGCCACCACGACTACGACTATCGAGCCTATCGCAAATACTACGCCGCCTGA
- a CDS encoding PhoH family protein yields the protein MEASMTKRAATKRQTREHGILDSRDFMEESKVRRLHAPHNERSGWSPYPSNDDRDQGYLKTLKPKSEGQGELMEAIDHHNLVMALGPAGTGKTYLAVAKAVEALEAGKVGRIVLSRPAVEAGESIGFLPGDMEDKLAPYLRPLYDALSDRLSMKRVKALMAEGLIEIAPVGYMRGRTLNNAFIVVDEAQNCTYVQLKMLLTRLGWHSTMVVTGDPQQSDLLPGISGLSDISARLEAVPDIAVVRLAERDIVRHPLVASMIGVL from the coding sequence CTGGAGGCGTCCATGACCAAGCGTGCTGCAACCAAGCGTCAAACGCGTGAACACGGAATCCTGGATTCGCGTGATTTCATGGAGGAGTCGAAAGTTCGTCGGCTTCACGCCCCGCATAACGAGCGATCAGGATGGTCGCCCTATCCTTCGAACGACGACCGCGACCAAGGCTATCTGAAGACGCTGAAGCCCAAGTCCGAGGGCCAGGGCGAGTTGATGGAGGCCATCGACCACCACAACCTGGTCATGGCGCTGGGTCCGGCAGGCACCGGCAAGACCTACCTCGCCGTCGCCAAGGCGGTCGAGGCGCTGGAGGCGGGCAAGGTCGGCCGCATCGTCCTGAGCCGCCCTGCTGTCGAGGCCGGCGAATCCATCGGCTTCCTGCCCGGCGACATGGAAGACAAGCTGGCTCCCTATCTGCGCCCGCTCTACGACGCCCTGTCCGATCGTCTGTCGATGAAGCGGGTCAAGGCGCTGATGGCCGAAGGCCTGATCGAGATCGCCCCGGTCGGCTATATGCGCGGCCGCACGCTGAACAACGCCTTCATCGTCGTCGACGAGGCGCAGAACTGCACCTACGTCCAGCTCAAGATGCTACTGACCCGCCTGGGTTGGCATTCGACCATGGTGGTGACGGGTGATCCGCAGCAGTCGGACCTGCTGCCCGGCATCTCGGGCCTGTCGGACATCTCGGCTCGACTGGAGGCCGTACCCGACATCGCCGTGGTGCGTCTGGCCGAGCGCGACATCGTCCGTCACCCGCTGGTCGCCTCGATGATCGGCGTCCTCTGA
- a CDS encoding SDR family NAD(P)-dependent oxidoreductase, with protein MGGPILVTGAAGFIGMHVAERLLDRGEQVIGVDVFNDYYDPRLKAARAARLEGRDGFKMVRADIADHEQMRALVADAGVKRIVHLAAQAGVRYSLENPFAYERSNLAGHLSMLEAARHNDVTHLVYASSSSVYGDRPLEGSGFREDDPTVNPVSLYAATKRSCELMSQSYARLYGFPQSGLRFFTVYGPWGRPDMAYFSFTQKIVRGEPIEVYGEGKMARDFTYIDDIVDGVVAVLDRPPAQGVHEVYNIGDSQPVGLMEMISTLETALGVSANKIMRPMQPGDVTATYADISKLNALCGYQPQAPLKIGLEKFVAWWRQYENG; from the coding sequence ATGGGCGGGCCGATCCTCGTCACGGGCGCGGCCGGCTTCATCGGCATGCACGTCGCCGAGCGTCTGCTGGACCGGGGCGAGCAGGTGATCGGCGTCGATGTCTTCAACGACTACTATGATCCGCGCCTGAAGGCCGCCCGCGCCGCCCGGCTGGAAGGGCGAGACGGCTTCAAGATGGTCCGCGCCGACATCGCCGACCACGAGCAGATGCGTGCGCTGGTCGCGGATGCCGGGGTCAAGCGGATTGTCCACCTCGCGGCCCAGGCCGGGGTCCGCTACTCCCTCGAGAACCCCTTCGCCTACGAGCGGTCCAACCTGGCCGGCCATCTGTCGATGCTGGAGGCCGCGCGGCACAATGACGTGACCCACCTGGTCTATGCCTCGTCCAGTTCGGTCTATGGCGACCGGCCGCTGGAGGGGTCGGGCTTTCGCGAAGACGACCCGACGGTCAATCCCGTCTCGCTCTACGCCGCCACCAAACGCTCGTGCGAACTGATGAGCCAGAGCTACGCCAGGCTCTATGGCTTTCCGCAGTCGGGGCTGCGGTTCTTCACGGTCTATGGCCCCTGGGGCCGGCCCGACATGGCCTATTTCAGCTTCACCCAGAAGATCGTGCGCGGCGAGCCGATCGAGGTCTATGGCGAAGGCAAGATGGCGCGCGACTTCACCTATATCGACGACATCGTCGACGGCGTGGTCGCCGTTCTGGACCGTCCCCCCGCGCAGGGCGTTCATGAGGTCTACAACATCGGCGACAGCCAGCCCGTCGGCCTGATGGAGATGATCTCCACGCTGGAAACCGCGCTGGGCGTCAGTGCGAACAAGATCATGCGGCCGATGCAGCCCGGCGACGTCACCGCCACCTATGCCGACATTTCAAAGCTGAACGCCCTGTGCGGTTATCAGCCCCAAGCCCCGCTGAAGATCGGACTGGAAAAGTTCGTCGCCTGGTGGCGTCAATACGAGAACGGTTGA
- a CDS encoding gamma carbonic anhydrase family protein gives MTIYALGDSKPQLPPQGEYWVAPSASVIGNVILHPNASVWFGAVLRGDNDPITVGPDSNIQDGSVLHTDMGSPLTLGRGVTVGHKAMLHGCEVGDYSLIGIGAVVLNGVKIGRNCIIGANALITEGKIIPDNSLVVGQPGKVVRERDPAHIAVLQMSAEHYVQNWKRFAAELRSL, from the coding sequence ATGACCATTTACGCCTTGGGCGACAGCAAACCACAGCTTCCGCCGCAGGGCGAATACTGGGTGGCGCCAAGCGCATCGGTGATAGGGAATGTGATTCTCCATCCCAACGCCAGTGTCTGGTTCGGCGCCGTGCTGCGCGGGGACAACGATCCGATCACAGTGGGGCCTGACAGCAACATTCAGGACGGCAGCGTGCTGCACACCGACATGGGTTCGCCGCTGACGCTGGGGCGCGGCGTGACGGTGGGACACAAGGCCATGCTGCACGGCTGCGAGGTCGGGGACTACAGCCTGATCGGCATCGGGGCGGTGGTGCTGAACGGGGTCAAGATCGGCCGAAACTGCATCATCGGGGCCAATGCCCTGATCACAGAAGGCAAGATCATCCCGGACAACAGTCTGGTGGTGGGACAGCCCGGCAAGGTGGTGCGGGAACGTGACCCGGCGCACATCGCCGTGCTGCAAATGTCGGCCGAACACTATGTGCAGAACTGGAAGCGGTTCGCGGCGGAGCTTCGGTCTCTATGA